The DNA segment TAAGATTTTTAACGAATTTTTAATAGTTTATCAAGGTGTTTCGGTTGTAAAAGACCGCGACCTGCCTCTAACGGGATGAATAAACGTAAAGTTGGACGGACATTTTCAAGAAAACGAGACGTACGCAAGGCTTTCTTGCGCGATCTTTCGCGCTCCATGGTTTTGCATGGAAGAATACAGACAACCGATGCGCGCGCAAGGGAGCTAAGAAGAATTGTGGAAAGGCTGGTAACGCACGCCAAGAAAGAAACGCTTGCGAGCCGGAGGTATCTCGTTGCGGCTCTCGGCAAAGATGTTGCGAAAAAATTCATTGATGAGACGGAAAAAAAGTTTTCAACAAGGAATGGCGGCTACACACGTATCATAAAACAAGAGTCGCGTAAGAGCGATGGGGCAAAGCTCGCTATTATCGAATTTGTTTAAATCATTATTCATGAATTCGGAATCCTCTCAAACTACTATAAACGCTCAAGGGAAAATGCTTGGACGGCTCGCAAGCCGGGTTGCATATCTCCTGCAGGGCAAAAACCTTCCCGCATACCGGCCCGAAAGAAGAGAAAGCGCAATGCTCACTGTCTATAACGTGGATCAGGTGGGCTTGAGCGGAAAGAAAGCCGCCTACGGCGTGCGCATACATCATAGCGGTTATCCCGGTGGCCTTAAGCGTATTTCGGTAAAAAAAATTCTCGAAAAAGATCCCCGCATATTACTGAGACGGGCGGTACACGGCATGCTCGCGCATAATCGTCTACGTTCTCGACTCATGAGAAGGCTCACGCTTTTGAGGGGGTCTTTGGAAAAATCCCAGGACAAAAAATTTGATAAGAACCCGTAATTGAGGAAATCACATATGAAAAAAGCGCAGATCAAAATATCTAAAAAACCAGGCCTAGGGAAAGAGTCCAAAAAGGCTTTGCCTAAAAAAACGGCTGCTTCAAAAAAAACAGCAGAAAAAAAATCTGCTGAAGGATCGGATCTTTCGCAAATTCCGGCGGCAAGCTCTACGGTGAAAAAGGAGGTTGTGTCGGTTGCTCAAAAGCCTTCTGTAGGATTAAAACCGAAGCCCGAGAAGTATTTTGAGGGATTGGGACGCCGCAAACGGGCAACGGCCCGGGTCCGGCTCTACACTTCAAATCCGCAGAATTCCGCAGAAGCGGGAAATATTGAGGTAGAAGGCAAACCGTATAAAACATACTTTCCAGGCGAACGGCTTTTCCTCATTGTTGAAGATCCACTCAAGAAACTGAAGTCAATGAACCGTTTCCGCGCGACGGTGCGTGTTGCTGGCGGAGGCACTCATGCGCAAGCCGAAGCCGTCCGGCACGGCCTTTCGCGCGCACTTACTCTTTTTGATCAAAACTTCCGCAAGCGTCTGAAGCGTGCCGGATTTTTGAAGCGCGATCCTCGCGAGAAAGAGCGCAAGAAATACGGACTGAAGAAGGCTCGGCGTCGTCCGCAGTGGGCAAAGAGGTAGAGTAGTTTTTATTGCCCCGTCTTCGCCCATCCATACGAAAAAACACAATCAAAGCGCCCCAGCGGGCGCTTTGTTGTTTGGCGCTCGGCATTACTCGTCCCGGAGTACCGGGACACCATGCCCGCAATGCCTCCGCGACATTTTTCGTTTATGGATAGGCTCGGAGGCAATAAAAACTAAAGAGAGAGGTATGTTTTATAAGGAGTTCCGCTAGCTCACTGCCCTTCGGGCAGATCGGCTTTGCCGATTGAGCCAGCGATTTTAGTATTTACAGTCGTTTTTTTAGTTTCCCAACTGCCGATTTTTTGTTTGAAAACAAAAGTGCGGCACAATGGATGTGCCGCGCTCTCTTTTTCGAGAGTAGTTAGGACTTAGCCATGGTCTGGATCTTCTTCCAACGTCTTTCGTTAGATGAAAGCCATAGCAGGAAGAGAGTGAAAGGATAGAAAACTGTCGCTCTTTTTCCGGATGGCCAGGGCTTTCCCTGCGTGAAAAGAGATGCGGCAATGTGTGGTATGGCGATAATGTAAACCGCAAGACCGCCGACGTAAAGACCAAACAAAAACACCAAGATTGTGAAGATTGTCAAGGCATTCTCCTTTCTATCAGCATATGAAACATAGCACGGTGTTTCATTTCTGTCAAATTATTAAATTACTGGCTCAATCGCGAAGCGATTCCGCAATATGTGGACGAGTCAGCGGAACTCCTACTTAAAAATATTTTCTTTCTTTTTAGGTTTTGTTGTATGTGAGCATGGTTATATAAGAAAAGCGTCTCGGAGCGCCGTGAGCATGGCTTCCCGCCAAAGACGGGAATCGCGGCGCGAGAGCCGAGCAGTGTTTTGTCGCAGGACAAAACGACCGCGACTTTTCGGTGTAACCATGCGAACAACAAACAATAAAACCTTACTTCTCTTCCGGTCTCCAGGAGAAGAATGCAAGATGTTCCTGGGCCGTGAAGAAAAGGCCTTCACGCGTGATGGAACGAAGCGCGATATCCCCATTGCGCACAAGTTCAATAGTGTTTCGCTTACCTCCCCGATCGTCCAATTCAATTGCAAAAAGGCCGTCAGGCACGGTGTAAAGAATATAGTCTCCGGATGTTGGGTGCCACTGTGCTTCTTTTACGCCCGTCCCGAATCGCCCAACAAGCATCACTTCGCCGTTTTTATGAATCGGTTGAGTGAGTATATCGTCAAAATAATGCACCCATAGCTCATTCCATGTTTTCGTAAGCATCTTTTTCCCGTCCGGAGATATTCTGAAGGATTCTACGCCTTTTTGTACATCCCGAAGCTTGCCGTCCCTATCTGCGAGCCGAACCGTTCCGTCTTTGCTGCCCTCGGGAATGACGAGAAATGCCAAAGCGTTATCCGGTAGCGTTTCAATAAAAAGTTTCGCGGGGACGGTGCGTCCATCAACAGGCATAGTGGATATCTGGGTTTTTGCAGTACCATCGGCGGTATACGCAAAGAGCATTGGCGGATATCCCTCTAATGTGTAAAGCCTGTCATTGTGAACGGCAAAACCCCATGCCGACGCGCTTGCGCGCGTTGGGATCTCACTTGAGAGGTTTTTCCATCGCCAGAGCGTCTGATGGGCATCAAGGAATACTACGTGCTCTTTATCTGTGAAAGCCGCTTTTTGCAGTTTGTCGGACGGACTGGGGAACTTCGGCATGGCGCGCAGATCATAGGGTTTGTCGAGTGATACCGTAAAAAGAGAAGGTAATGTTCCCTTCCGTTCCTTTTTGAACATGAGCGTTCGGTCATCCGGAGAGAATGACTCCAGTGTAGTTTTTGGGTTTAGGGAGGCGCGCGTCTGTTTTTTTTCGGCATAAACCGTATTTTGTTCCGAAGGCTTCTTAGTATTGATAAGTACTATCCAAGAGGTAATACTTCCCTCGCTTACCACGACAGCTTCTTTGGCATCCGGAGAGACGAGCGAATCGGCAATACTTGTGAAGTACAGGGTTTTTGGTTTGGACTCGGCAAAAAGGAAAATAGAGCGGGCTTCGGTCACCTGGCGGGGACGCACGGTGAGTTTTTTGACCCACGGCACATAGCCGAGTTTTTCCACGCGGACGTCATACTCGCCCGGTAAGATATTGGAAATGAGACTGGGTTTTGTGAGCACATCTCCAAAAACACCTGGCGTATAGCCGCGTTTTATGCCATTAACCGAAATAATTGCGCCTTCCGGATCTGATTTTATAAAGATCGCTCCGGTGGCAACGAACTTTTTTTTGACAAAATCAAACCGATATCCGCGCGCAAAAAGCACGAGTGCGGGGGATGTCACGGCAAATACGATAAAACAGCTCCAAAATAATATTTGTCGGGTCTTTCGTGTCATTATACCCTATGATACACTAAAACCATGCCGCAAGAGAAATTCGTCATTCGGGGAGGCAAAAACCTTTCCGGAACTATCAGGGTCAAGGGGGCGAAAAATAACGCCCTCAAAGTTTTAGCCGCATCCCTATTGAGCAAAGAGCTGTGGACGATTACGCGCGTGCCTTTCGTGGAAGACGTCTTGCGGACTTTGGAGCTTTTGCGGGCGCTCGGCGTTGAGGTAAGCGACACGTTGTCGGGAGGAGATATTGTAACGCTCCGGGCGAAAAACATTATCTCAACAACGCTCGATACAGAAGTTTCCAAACGAATCCGCGCCTCCATGGTGCTTACCGGTCCGCTCCTTGC comes from the bacterium genome and includes:
- the rplQ gene encoding 50S ribosomal protein L17 is translated as MNKRKVGRTFSRKRDVRKAFLRDLSRSMVLHGRIQTTDARARELRRIVERLVTHAKKETLASRRYLVAALGKDVAKKFIDETEKKFSTRNGGYTRIIKQESRKSDGAKLAIIEFV
- the rplM gene encoding 50S ribosomal protein L13; the protein is MNSESSQTTINAQGKMLGRLASRVAYLLQGKNLPAYRPERRESAMLTVYNVDQVGLSGKKAAYGVRIHHSGYPGGLKRISVKKILEKDPRILLRRAVHGMLAHNRLRSRLMRRLTLLRGSLEKSQDKKFDKNP
- the rpsI gene encoding 30S ribosomal protein S9; the encoded protein is MSVAQKPSVGLKPKPEKYFEGLGRRKRATARVRLYTSNPQNSAEAGNIEVEGKPYKTYFPGERLFLIVEDPLKKLKSMNRFRATVRVAGGGTHAQAEAVRHGLSRALTLFDQNFRKRLKRAGFLKRDPREKERKKYGLKKARRRPQWAKR
- a CDS encoding PEGA domain-containing protein; protein product: MTRKTRQILFWSCFIVFAVTSPALVLFARGYRFDFVKKKFVATGAIFIKSDPEGAIISVNGIKRGYTPGVFGDVLTKPSLISNILPGEYDVRVEKLGYVPWVKKLTVRPRQVTEARSIFLFAESKPKTLYFTSIADSLVSPDAKEAVVVSEGSITSWIVLINTKKPSEQNTVYAEKKQTRASLNPKTTLESFSPDDRTLMFKKERKGTLPSLFTVSLDKPYDLRAMPKFPSPSDKLQKAAFTDKEHVVFLDAHQTLWRWKNLSSEIPTRASASAWGFAVHNDRLYTLEGYPPMLFAYTADGTAKTQISTMPVDGRTVPAKLFIETLPDNALAFLVIPEGSKDGTVRLADRDGKLRDVQKGVESFRISPDGKKMLTKTWNELWVHYFDDILTQPIHKNGEVMLVGRFGTGVKEAQWHPTSGDYILYTVPDGLFAIELDDRGGKRNTIELVRNGDIALRSITREGLFFTAQEHLAFFSWRPEEK